GTGCTGACCGCCACAGAGTAGAGCACTACCGTCGACGCTTATTCCGATGTCACCGCGCGGCGGCGCTCGTCGATGTGTCGCGCAATGTGCCGCGCGTGGTCTCGACCGTTCTCTATGAACCACCGACTCGTATTCAGTCCACCGCACACGGTGCCCGCGATGTAGATACCGGGGCGGTCGGTTTCGAAGGAATCCGAATCGTACATCGGCGTCAGCGACTCGTCTTCGCGTGAGCCTATCTGGAGTTGGTCGAGCAATCGATAGTCGGGTACGTATCCTGTCATGGCGAGTACCCAATCGTTCTTGATCACGATTTCAGTTCCTGACTCGCGCAGCGTGACCGTGTCAGAATCGATGCGGACGACTTCCGTGTCGAAGTACGCCGTGATCGAACCTTCGGAAATCCGATTCTCGAGATCGGGTTTGATCCAGTACTTCACAGACGGAGAGATTTCCGGACCCCGCACGGCCAGTGTGACATTCGCCCCGTG
The Rhodothermales bacterium DNA segment above includes these coding regions:
- the ypdA gene encoding YpdA family putative bacillithiol disulfide reductase, whose protein sequence is FSTPDLLEIGGHPFPTLRYKPVREEAIDYYSRVAFAEGVDLALYEEVRDIHGRVGDFTVETSRNRYQVRFIVVATGFFDKPKLLEVPGEDLPKVSHFYKEPFAYSAQDVLIVGAKNSAARAALDCYRHGANVTLAVRGPEISPSVKYWIKPDLENRISEGSITAYFDTEVVRIDSDTVTLRESGTEIVIKNDWVLAMTGYVPDYRLLDQLQIGSREDESLTPMYDSDSFETDRPGIYIAGTVCGGLNTSRWFIENGRDHARHIARHIDERRRAVTSE